From a region of the Engraulis encrasicolus isolate BLACKSEA-1 unplaced genomic scaffold, IST_EnEncr_1.0 scaffold_396_np1212, whole genome shotgun sequence genome:
- the LOC134443912 gene encoding tumor necrosis factor receptor superfamily member 14-like produces MLGRFVLIVVLSLPGSYGPPPYECDPFEYEGPWGCCPKCLPGFHVSSHCSEHATTTCAPCPQSTYTETHNGWTSCKICTHCDSTAGVRVKKNCSSTSDTLCEPLEGHYCTDPIKDGCQGAVEHTKCKPGQYIKMKGTASSDTVCNDCGYSTYSDGSLTSCKPHTE; encoded by the exons ATGCTGGGAAGGTTTGTGTTGATAGTGGTCCTGTCTCTGCCTGGATCCTATGGGCCACCACCGTACGAGTGCGATCCTTTTGAATATGAGGGGCCATGGGGTTGTTGTCCAAAGTGTTTACCTG GATTTCATGTTTCTAGTCACTGCTCGGAGCACGCCACTACCACATGTGCCCCATGCCCCCAGTCTACCTACACTGAAACACACAATGGGTGGACATCTTGTAAGATATGTACCCATTGTGATTCAA CTGCAGGTGTGAGAGTGAAGAAGAACTGCAGCTCCACCTCAGATACTCTCTGTGAGCCTCTGGAAGGACACTACTGCACTGACCCAATCAAAGATGGCTGCCAAGGAGCTGTGGAACACACAAAGTGCAAACCGGGacagtacatcaaaatgaaag GTACTGCATCCTCAGATACAGTTTGCAATGACTGCGGCTATAGCACATACTCAGACGGGTCCTTAACATCCTGCAAACCACACACAGAGTGA